A genome region from Flammeovirga agarivorans includes the following:
- a CDS encoding LacI family DNA-binding transcriptional regulator has translation MKKSRKTTIKDLAKALEMNVSTVSRALNDHPKINIKTKERVRQLAKQMDYIPNPLAQGLQRQSTRTIGVIFPTFDTNFFFRVLKGVEKVMHENNYQIIISTAGNSKEQEKEACKSLSAYHVDGIIIFLSYQHEDPSFLIDIQDEGIPLLFMDRIYEEIDANYVVSDDFTGMFETVCDFIDQGKKKIIHIQGSNSVSTSFNRTLGYQEALREKGIEENPDFIIHCDHESEVKSALRRFFSKYTFEEIDLITCFNDYFAFQALEYLKENNIKIPDDISLLGFANEPLSIYTSPKLSTINQPAEEMGEKASELLLDEIEHNKKGESYAYDTTRVKTFYLRREST, from the coding sequence TTGAAGAAATCGAGAAAGACGACAATAAAAGATCTGGCGAAAGCCTTGGAAATGAATGTTTCAACGGTGTCAAGAGCGTTAAATGATCATCCTAAAATAAATATTAAGACCAAGGAGCGGGTAAGACAATTAGCGAAGCAGATGGATTATATACCCAATCCACTAGCTCAAGGTTTACAACGACAAAGTACAAGAACTATTGGTGTGATATTTCCCACTTTTGATACTAATTTCTTTTTTCGCGTATTGAAAGGAGTGGAGAAAGTGATGCATGAAAATAATTATCAGATTATTATATCTACAGCTGGAAATTCTAAAGAACAGGAAAAAGAGGCTTGTAAATCATTATCGGCTTATCATGTAGATGGAATAATTATTTTTCTATCCTACCAACATGAAGACCCGTCATTTTTGATTGATATTCAAGATGAGGGAATCCCTTTATTATTTATGGACCGTATCTATGAAGAGATAGACGCTAATTATGTTGTTTCTGATGATTTTACTGGGATGTTTGAGACAGTATGTGATTTTATTGATCAAGGCAAAAAGAAAATTATTCATATACAAGGTAGCAATAGTGTTTCAACGTCATTCAATAGAACATTAGGTTATCAAGAAGCACTTAGAGAAAAAGGCATTGAAGAAAATCCAGATTTTATCATTCATTGTGATCATGAATCAGAAGTGAAATCAGCCTTAAGGCGATTTTTCTCAAAATATACTTTTGAAGAGATTGATCTTATTACTTGCTTTAATGACTATTTTGCATTTCAGGCATTGGAATATTTGAAAGAGAATAACATTAAAATTCCAGATGATATTTCCTTGTTAGGTTTTGCGAATGAGCCTTTGTCTATATATACTTCACCAAAATTATCAACCATCAATCAGCCGGCGGAAGAAATGGGAGAGAAGGCATCAGAGTTATTATTAGACGAAATTGAACATAATAAGAAAGGAGAATCTTATGCTTATGATACAACAAGGGTGAAAACATTTTATTTGAGAAGAGAGTCCACATGA
- a CDS encoding alpha-L-fucosidase, with product MRRNFILQFLIFISLVANAQEKGMDELWGEQTINKNITKNTDWYTEAKFAMFIHWGLYSKMAGEWDGQHYFGINEWIMKRAKINTKDYKETAKTFNPSQFDADAIAQLAVDAGMKYLVITAKHHDGFAMFDSKVSDFTITKATPYKKDVVKALQKACKKKGLKFGIYYSQTQDWFEKNGYGNNWEFNPDEADFQKYLTEKALPQIKELLTGYGEIGCIFFDTPGPIREEQVVQLKEMVEKYQPNCLINSRIGQGLGDFTTLGDNEIPSMPLDGLWETCDTHNNTWAYSNLDFNWKTQDEIIHRLIDVVSKGGNYLFNIGPKADGSVPDVSAMILRETGHWISKYKEAIYGTQPLYLGGQTQFAATQKGNKMYLFVKEWPENYTLNLPKFENKTLKAYFMDSQKEVNVSTNELSTVLTLPLMKHDAIASVIVVEFEGTPKVSTDKVINSGLETLLLPHEAELVAVEKGKNRWMEIFGDWHSKPVLTQWASKGSKASWEVVVPSSGMYIVSIDYACDQDSDMQEGLLTINDKKYNFVPTYSGEVSKVKNQREVRRMDVFKKRKLGVINFEKEGKQKITIELNDIDKTGWINLASVSFEPVPTSEDKNVN from the coding sequence ATGAGACGAAATTTTATTTTACAATTCCTCATTTTCATTTCTTTAGTTGCTAATGCTCAAGAAAAAGGGATGGACGAATTATGGGGAGAACAGACTATTAATAAGAATATCACTAAAAATACCGATTGGTATACAGAAGCAAAATTTGCCATGTTTATTCACTGGGGCCTTTATTCTAAGATGGCTGGAGAATGGGATGGTCAACACTATTTTGGTATTAATGAATGGATCATGAAAAGAGCCAAAATTAATACTAAAGACTACAAAGAAACAGCTAAGACATTTAACCCCTCTCAATTTGATGCGGATGCCATTGCTCAGTTAGCAGTAGATGCAGGTATGAAATACTTGGTAATAACCGCCAAGCATCATGATGGTTTTGCTATGTTTGATTCAAAAGTAAGTGATTTTACTATTACGAAAGCAACTCCATATAAGAAAGATGTTGTAAAAGCACTTCAAAAAGCATGTAAAAAGAAAGGCCTTAAATTTGGTATCTACTATTCACAGACACAAGATTGGTTTGAAAAAAATGGGTATGGAAACAATTGGGAGTTTAATCCTGATGAAGCTGATTTTCAGAAATACTTAACAGAAAAGGCATTACCTCAAATCAAAGAATTACTTACTGGTTATGGTGAAATTGGTTGCATTTTCTTCGATACTCCAGGTCCTATTCGTGAAGAACAAGTAGTACAGTTAAAAGAGATGGTTGAGAAATACCAACCTAATTGTCTTATCAATTCTAGAATTGGTCAGGGGTTAGGTGATTTCACAACGTTAGGTGATAATGAAATTCCTTCAATGCCTTTAGATGGTCTGTGGGAAACATGTGATACACACAACAACACATGGGCATACAGCAATTTAGATTTCAACTGGAAGACTCAAGACGAGATTATACACAGACTCATTGATGTTGTGTCTAAAGGCGGAAATTATCTGTTTAATATTGGTCCTAAAGCGGATGGTTCTGTTCCTGATGTTTCAGCTATGATTTTAAGAGAAACAGGACATTGGATCTCAAAATATAAAGAGGCAATCTATGGAACACAACCCTTGTATTTAGGTGGACAAACACAATTTGCTGCTACCCAAAAAGGAAATAAAATGTATCTTTTTGTAAAAGAGTGGCCAGAAAATTATACACTAAATCTACCAAAGTTTGAGAACAAGACATTAAAAGCCTATTTCATGGATTCTCAAAAAGAGGTAAATGTTTCTACCAATGAACTTTCTACTGTCTTAACACTTCCACTAATGAAACATGATGCGATTGCTTCTGTAATCGTTGTTGAATTTGAAGGTACACCGAAAGTATCAACCGATAAGGTGATTAATTCTGGTCTTGAAACTTTGTTATTACCTCATGAAGCAGAATTGGTTGCAGTAGAAAAAGGTAAAAATAGATGGATGGAGATCTTTGGTGATTGGCATTCAAAGCCTGTATTAACTCAATGGGCTTCTAAAGGAAGTAAAGCATCTTGGGAAGTAGTCGTTCCATCTTCAGGTATGTATATAGTATCAATTGATTATGCATGCGACCAAGATTCTGATATGCAAGAAGGATTACTGACGATCAATGATAAAAAATATAATTTCGTACCAACATATAGTGGAGAAGTAAGTAAAGTAAAGAATCAGAGAGAGGTACGAAGAATGGATGTTTTTAAGAAAAGAAAATTAGGCGTTATCAATTTTGAAAAAGAAGGGAAACAGAAAATCACTATTGAGCTGAATGATATCGATAAAACAGGTTGGATTAATTTAGCTTCGGTTTCTTTCGAGCCAGTACCTACATCTGAAGATAAAAATGTAAACTAA
- a CDS encoding hybrid sensor histidine kinase/response regulator transcription factor, translating into MINRFFILIIVQLLLVPNLHASIKSIPYFNTLTNTDGLNQNTINCLHQDEFGFIWMGTPNGLIRYDGNEFKSFIHEPGDEKSLINSSVYDIYDDKKGKLWLSTNAGISIYSINNNSFLNLPEINNFLINGNKVVKIIEVNDNKKWILTKKDLLLVEGELQNISVKKVDVAGSRIEKDITYSDMVIYNGTYYILTNKALHISKRGEEGNFFTIEELEISQYKDHFFSKMMLDKEKKNLYVSTRQKILTFDLNWEKIRLVNSKDLSNYAIGNSHFHITNFESDNKGNIWVTTFGGGVIRYHNESQSILRYKHSDEDFSLSSNIINDILLEESGVVWFATGHGGISILDPYKKLFHIIGNNKVRSNSLSSNLVNDILIDSKNRLWVGHFLNGINISEQEFNLEKSHEMTFKSSLSHLNVNSLKEINNQIFIGTNKGLYIYDLKQEKYLEIKGFPSNINVVDELEGIDGKIIFSVGRKIYEFDLGGQKVVNNQKINVIPFHENLKVKGHVNQIFDNNKSIYFATNNGLFQYFKDSHKVKSFHTSKVDVNSLGEDKVFTIYRSSTNVLWIGTFGGGLHKCIERDNSIIGFERITRANGLPDNVIYSILEDKEGLLWLSTDDGIVKFNPKNNAIKIYDTSDGLSANNFRKSSYFKDQYGTLLMGSLKGVVAFNPLEIKNNPIVPNPQILHLKIRNEEIEANKKYDDKTLLTSPIFNTESITLPYEMNQITLELGALNPEGINNTKFAYRLKGIDTKWTMTETDQRHANYIKLPSGEYTFELKAYNSDGVESEEVKRLDIIIESPWYRTFTAYFFYLLILSLIIFGVTKYLSNMIRLQKRVLAEQKDKEHLTEINEAKLTFFTNISHELRTPLTLILSPLEKLAYDNRLHPELKSFVENININGQRLLNLTNSLIDFRKIGKGELKLKPIKQDIAPFVKKTADAFIDYSKDKNINYDVQIETAPIKGWFDKAVIERIMFNLLSNAFKYTPKGGQISFHVVQDHDNMVMTVEDNGIGIKQEEISHIFERFYNGENQETVFGSSGIGLFLVKQLLDLQHGTITVDSKEHRGTKFVVSIPTNIEEATKELQNINEDEVIEKEAKKDSVPDVTKNNKPKILVVDDNEDIRSLIHQLFDDRYQVFDAVDGEDGLEKTMSIGPDVLLLDINMPKMNGYELAEHLKGNPETSHISIIFLSALVDYESKKKALEKGGQIHISKPFSPYMLELQVNNLIAQKSHESEKLKKKIIMSPDKEEILTRDEILLKKIKEIIEENYGDDQFNIDQIADSVNMSYIQFYRKFKLISGLNANKYLREYRLKKAAHLLEHDDALSIREVMYTVGFNSQSYFTKAFKKQYAVTPAAYKKQFKKESDKLM; encoded by the coding sequence ATGATAAATAGATTTTTTATACTGATTATAGTACAACTTCTTTTAGTACCAAATTTACACGCTTCAATAAAAAGTATTCCTTATTTTAATACCCTTACAAATACGGATGGTTTAAACCAGAATACAATTAATTGTTTACACCAGGATGAGTTTGGGTTTATTTGGATGGGAACACCCAATGGGTTAATTCGATATGATGGCAATGAATTTAAGTCTTTTATTCATGAACCTGGAGATGAAAAGTCATTGATCAATAGTTCAGTTTATGATATTTATGATGATAAAAAAGGGAAATTATGGTTAAGTACAAATGCAGGTATTTCAATCTATTCTATAAATAATAATTCCTTTTTAAATCTTCCTGAAATAAATAACTTTTTAATCAATGGAAATAAAGTAGTCAAGATTATTGAGGTAAATGATAACAAAAAGTGGATCTTGACAAAAAAAGACTTGTTACTGGTAGAAGGAGAATTACAAAATATATCTGTAAAGAAAGTAGATGTTGCTGGTTCAAGAATAGAAAAGGATATCACATATTCGGATATGGTGATCTATAATGGCACTTATTATATCCTGACTAATAAAGCATTACACATTAGTAAAAGAGGTGAAGAGGGAAACTTTTTTACAATTGAGGAATTAGAAATTAGCCAGTATAAAGATCATTTCTTTTCAAAAATGATGTTGGATAAAGAAAAGAAAAATTTATACGTCTCAACTAGACAGAAAATATTGACTTTTGATCTTAATTGGGAGAAAATCAGATTAGTCAATTCTAAAGACTTATCTAATTACGCGATTGGAAATAGCCATTTTCATATTACAAACTTTGAGAGCGATAATAAAGGGAATATTTGGGTTACAACTTTTGGTGGAGGTGTAATAAGGTATCATAATGAGAGTCAGTCTATTTTAAGATACAAACATAGTGATGAGGATTTCAGTTTGTCGAGTAATATCATCAACGATATATTATTGGAAGAATCAGGAGTTGTTTGGTTTGCAACGGGTCATGGAGGAATTAGTATTCTTGATCCTTATAAAAAGTTATTTCATATCATAGGTAATAATAAAGTTAGGAGCAATTCACTAAGTTCTAATCTTGTGAACGATATATTAATTGATAGTAAAAACCGATTATGGGTAGGTCATTTCCTGAATGGTATCAATATCAGTGAACAAGAATTTAATTTAGAAAAATCACATGAAATGACATTTAAAAGTTCTTTAAGTCATTTGAATGTTAATAGCTTAAAGGAAATAAACAATCAGATTTTTATTGGTACTAACAAAGGGTTGTATATCTATGATTTAAAACAAGAAAAGTACCTAGAAATTAAAGGCTTTCCTTCAAATATTAATGTAGTAGACGAGTTGGAAGGTATTGATGGTAAGATTATTTTTTCTGTTGGACGAAAGATTTACGAGTTTGATCTAGGTGGACAAAAAGTCGTTAATAATCAAAAAATAAATGTGATTCCTTTTCATGAGAATTTAAAGGTAAAAGGACATGTAAATCAGATTTTTGACAACAATAAAAGCATCTACTTTGCAACGAATAATGGGTTATTTCAATACTTTAAGGATTCTCATAAAGTGAAATCCTTCCATACTTCTAAAGTAGATGTAAATTCATTGGGTGAAGATAAGGTCTTTACAATATATAGAAGTTCAACGAATGTGCTATGGATTGGTACCTTTGGAGGAGGATTACATAAATGTATCGAAAGGGATAATTCTATTATTGGTTTTGAAAGAATCACAAGAGCAAATGGCTTACCTGATAATGTGATTTATAGTATTTTAGAAGACAAAGAAGGCCTTTTATGGCTATCTACAGATGATGGTATCGTTAAGTTTAATCCCAAAAACAATGCTATCAAAATATATGATACTAGTGACGGTTTAAGTGCTAATAATTTTAGAAAGTCTTCATATTTTAAAGATCAATATGGTACCCTATTAATGGGATCCCTAAAAGGGGTGGTAGCATTCAACCCATTGGAAATAAAGAATAACCCTATTGTCCCAAACCCTCAGATTTTGCATTTGAAAATTAGAAATGAAGAGATCGAAGCCAATAAAAAATATGATGATAAAACCCTGTTGACTTCACCAATATTTAATACTGAAAGTATTACGCTTCCTTATGAAATGAATCAAATTACATTGGAGCTAGGAGCTTTAAATCCAGAAGGAATAAACAATACAAAGTTTGCATACAGATTAAAAGGTATTGATACCAAATGGACAATGACAGAGACAGATCAACGTCATGCGAACTACATAAAATTACCCTCTGGAGAATATACTTTTGAATTGAAAGCTTACAATAGTGATGGGGTAGAAAGTGAAGAGGTGAAAAGATTAGATATTATTATTGAAAGCCCTTGGTATCGTACATTTACAGCATATTTTTTCTATCTCCTTATTCTATCATTAATCATATTTGGTGTAACAAAATACTTATCAAATATGATTCGATTACAGAAAAGGGTTTTGGCAGAGCAGAAGGATAAGGAGCATTTAACGGAGATTAATGAAGCCAAACTAACTTTCTTTACGAATATCAGTCATGAGTTAAGAACTCCACTAACATTAATTCTAAGTCCGTTAGAGAAACTGGCTTATGATAACCGTCTTCACCCTGAGTTAAAGAGTTTTGTGGAGAACATTAATATTAATGGACAAAGATTATTGAACCTTACCAATTCTCTTATTGATTTTAGAAAAATTGGTAAGGGTGAATTGAAATTAAAGCCAATCAAGCAAGACATTGCTCCTTTTGTTAAGAAGACAGCAGATGCTTTTATTGACTATTCAAAAGACAAGAATATCAATTATGATGTACAAATAGAAACAGCCCCTATAAAAGGATGGTTTGATAAAGCGGTGATAGAACGAATTATGTTTAATTTACTTTCTAATGCTTTTAAGTATACCCCAAAAGGGGGGCAAATAAGCTTCCATGTTGTACAAGATCATGACAATATGGTTATGACAGTAGAAGACAATGGAATTGGTATTAAGCAAGAAGAAATTAGTCATATTTTTGAAAGGTTTTACAATGGTGAAAACCAAGAAACTGTCTTTGGAAGTAGTGGCATTGGACTATTTTTAGTAAAACAACTTCTGGATCTACAGCATGGGACAATCACAGTTGATAGCAAAGAGCATAGAGGTACTAAGTTTGTAGTTTCAATCCCAACCAATATTGAAGAAGCAACAAAAGAACTTCAAAACATCAATGAAGATGAAGTGATCGAAAAGGAAGCTAAGAAAGACTCAGTTCCTGATGTTACAAAGAATAATAAGCCGAAGATTCTTGTAGTAGATGACAATGAAGATATACGTTCATTAATTCATCAATTATTTGATGACAGATACCAGGTTTTTGATGCCGTAGATGGAGAGGATGGTTTAGAAAAAACAATGTCTATAGGTCCTGATGTATTATTACTTGATATCAATATGCCAAAAATGAATGGTTATGAATTGGCAGAACATTTAAAAGGAAACCCTGAGACAAGCCATATATCGATCATCTTTTTATCAGCTTTGGTAGACTATGAATCAAAGAAAAAGGCTCTAGAAAAAGGTGGACAGATTCATATTTCAAAGCCGTTCTCCCCTTATATGTTAGAACTGCAGGTAAATAATCTAATAGCACAAAAATCTCATGAATCTGAAAAACTTAAGAAAAAGATTATCATGAGTCCTGATAAAGAAGAAATTCTTACTAGAGATGAAATACTTCTAAAGAAGATTAAAGAGATCATTGAAGAAAACTATGGCGATGATCAATTTAATATTGATCAGATTGCTGATTCAGTAAACATGTCATACATTCAGTTCTATAGAAAGTTTAAATTGATTTCTGGATTGAATGCGAATAAGTACTTAAGAGAATACCGACTAAAGAAAGCAGCACACCTTTTAGAGCATGATGATGCACTATCTATTAGGGAAGTGATGTATACTGTAGGGTTCAATAGTCAATCATATTTTACTAAGGCGTTTAAAAAACAATATGCCGTAACACCAGCAGCATATAAAAAGCAGTTTAAGAAAGAAAGTGACAAATTAATGTAA
- a CDS encoding putative glycoside hydrolase, with amino-acid sequence MKLKTLLLLLSLTSFLSKAQNIEIKHNWDKMPLFFHFGQVEHELNKEQVKFVAERTNIVALEKRHAFVENKNTEDGIYKDARKLRKVNPDAKVIFYWNAFLNYPFYDANSEYDKHDEWWLKNSDGTLDYKPKTKNLKRYDLSNEKVRSWWVSVAKSAIKKGCDGIFMDAFMQVGSKVNERKWGKEKYDAIQKGVFQLMEELRAAIGNDQMIIYNGVRSLRGETKGMQYLPYADAAMIEHFGYFHSESKEMMLADIKAIQEIGKANKMALVKGWPGFAWMDKDKMVLSFKEKEELSKKALPFALGSFLMGADDKAYFSYSWGYHYEHGFEIDYELFKKAPGKPTGAFKQNGWVLTREFENVVITVDLENKTANYDWKIQ; translated from the coding sequence ATGAAATTAAAGACTTTATTACTACTTCTTTCGTTAACTAGTTTTTTATCGAAAGCACAAAACATTGAAATTAAACATAATTGGGATAAAATGCCGCTGTTCTTTCATTTTGGACAAGTTGAACATGAGTTGAACAAAGAACAAGTAAAGTTCGTTGCTGAAAGAACGAATATTGTGGCTTTAGAAAAACGTCATGCCTTTGTAGAAAATAAAAATACGGAGGATGGCATTTATAAAGACGCAAGAAAATTAAGAAAAGTAAATCCAGATGCAAAGGTGATCTTTTATTGGAATGCCTTTTTAAATTACCCTTTTTATGATGCTAATTCGGAATACGATAAGCATGATGAGTGGTGGCTTAAGAATTCAGATGGAACGCTTGATTATAAACCAAAGACAAAGAATCTGAAGAGGTATGACCTTTCTAATGAAAAAGTGCGTTCTTGGTGGGTTTCAGTCGCAAAATCTGCCATTAAAAAAGGTTGTGATGGTATTTTTATGGATGCATTTATGCAAGTGGGTAGCAAAGTAAACGAACGTAAGTGGGGAAAAGAAAAATATGATGCTATTCAAAAAGGAGTTTTTCAGTTGATGGAAGAATTGAGAGCTGCTATTGGTAATGATCAGATGATTATCTATAATGGTGTACGTTCTTTAAGAGGGGAGACAAAAGGCATGCAATACTTACCATATGCAGACGCAGCTATGATTGAACACTTTGGGTATTTTCATAGTGAATCAAAAGAAATGATGTTAGCAGATATAAAAGCAATTCAAGAGATTGGTAAGGCAAATAAAATGGCATTAGTAAAAGGGTGGCCTGGTTTTGCATGGATGGATAAAGATAAAATGGTATTGTCATTTAAAGAAAAAGAAGAACTTTCTAAAAAGGCCTTACCATTTGCTTTAGGAAGCTTCTTGATGGGAGCGGATGATAAAGCTTATTTTAGTTACTCATGGGGGTACCATTATGAACATGGTTTTGAAATAGATTATGAGTTATTCAAGAAAGCACCTGGTAAACCTACTGGTGCATTTAAACAAAATGGATGGGTCTTAACAAGAGAATTCGAGAATGTAGTTATCACTGTTGACCTTGAAAATAAAACAGCAAATTACGATTGGAAGATCCAATAA